A genomic segment from Pseudomonas mendocina encodes:
- a CDS encoding RidA family protein: protein MSIQRLHVAKRYSEVVIHNGTIYLAGQLADDFDGDIREQTRQTLANIDKMLAEGGSDKSKILSLTIFLKDMADYDGLNAEYDAWVADGHAPARACVEAKMYKPEVLVEMCVVAAV from the coding sequence ATGTCGATCCAGCGCCTGCATGTGGCCAAGCGCTACAGCGAAGTGGTGATCCACAACGGCACGATTTACCTCGCCGGCCAGTTGGCCGACGACTTCGACGGTGACATCCGTGAGCAGACCCGCCAGACCCTGGCCAACATCGACAAGATGCTGGCTGAGGGTGGCAGCGACAAGAGCAAGATCCTCTCGCTGACCATCTTCCTCAAGGACATGGCCGACTACGATGGCCTCAACGCCGAATACGACGCCTGGGTCGCCGATGGCCATGCACCGGCGCGCGCCTGCGTCGAGGCGAAGATGTACAAGCCCGAGGTGCTGGTGGAAATGTGCGTGGTGGCTGCCGTTTGA
- the alr gene encoding alanine racemase, with amino-acid sequence MRPARALIDLDALRHNYQLARELSGARALAVVKADAYGHGAVRCAQALEAEADGFAVACIEEALALREAGIGAPILLLEGFFETDELALIDQHDLWCVVHAQWQIEAIEQAQLSKPLSVWLKLDSGMHRVGLHPSDYQQAYRRLLASGKISKIVLMTHFAHADEPECERTAEQLAVFQQAREGLAAEVSLRNSPAVLGWPQVPSDWVRPGIMLYGATPFEQAQEQAARLLPVMTLESKVISVRELPAGEPVGYGARFVSERPTRVGVVAMGYADGYPRHAPTGTPVMVDGQPTRLIGRVSMDMLTVDLTDLPQAGLCSRVELWGKQVLASDVAMAAGSIPYQIFCNLRRVPLLYLGG; translated from the coding sequence ATGCGCCCTGCCCGTGCCCTTATCGACCTGGACGCCTTGCGTCACAACTACCAACTGGCCCGCGAGTTGAGCGGCGCCCGCGCTCTGGCCGTGGTCAAGGCCGATGCCTATGGACACGGAGCGGTGCGTTGCGCGCAGGCGCTCGAAGCCGAGGCCGATGGTTTTGCCGTAGCCTGCATCGAAGAAGCGCTGGCGCTGCGCGAGGCCGGCATCGGGGCGCCAATCCTGCTGCTCGAAGGCTTCTTCGAGACCGACGAACTGGCGCTGATCGACCAGCATGACCTATGGTGCGTCGTGCATGCGCAGTGGCAGATCGAGGCCATCGAACAGGCCCAACTGAGCAAGCCGCTGAGCGTGTGGCTCAAACTCGACAGCGGTATGCACCGCGTTGGCCTGCATCCAAGCGATTACCAGCAGGCTTATCGTCGTCTGCTGGCCAGCGGCAAGATCAGCAAGATCGTGCTGATGACCCACTTCGCCCATGCCGACGAGCCCGAGTGCGAGCGTACTGCCGAGCAGTTGGCCGTTTTCCAACAGGCGCGCGAAGGCCTGGCCGCCGAGGTCAGCCTGCGCAACTCACCGGCCGTGCTCGGCTGGCCACAAGTGCCCAGCGACTGGGTGCGCCCCGGCATCATGTTGTATGGCGCCACGCCGTTCGAACAGGCTCAGGAGCAGGCCGCGCGTCTGCTCCCGGTGATGACCTTGGAGTCGAAGGTGATCAGCGTGCGCGAACTGCCAGCCGGCGAGCCCGTGGGTTACGGTGCGCGCTTCGTCTCCGAGCGACCGACTCGTGTCGGCGTGGTTGCCATGGGCTATGCCGACGGCTATCCACGCCATGCACCGACCGGCACGCCGGTGATGGTGGACGGCCAGCCGACTCGCCTGATCGGCCGTGTGTCGATGGACATGCTCACCGTCGACCTCACTGATCTGCCACAGGCGGGTCTGTGCAGCCGTGTCGAGCTGTGGGGTAAGCAGGTGCTGGCCAGCGATGTGGCCATGGCTGCGGGCAGCATTCCTTATCAGATTTTCTGCAACCTGCGCCGAGTACCGCTGCTCTATCTCGGGGGCTGA
- a CDS encoding cupin domain-containing protein, with product MDVGVRLQSIRKLKGLSQRELAKRAGVTNSTISMIEKNSVSPSISSLKKVLSGIPMSLVEFFSLDMEQENQIQVVYRASELTDICSGAITMKLIGKAHPSRAISFLDETYPAGTDTGDEMYAHEGEEAGMLVEGKLELTVGNEVFILEPGDSYYFESSKPHRFRNPFDVPARLISATTPANF from the coding sequence TTGGACGTCGGTGTTCGACTGCAATCGATTCGTAAGCTCAAAGGTCTTTCCCAGCGTGAACTCGCCAAGCGGGCGGGCGTCACCAACAGCACCATTTCCATGATCGAGAAGAACAGCGTGAGCCCCTCGATCAGCTCGCTGAAAAAAGTGCTAAGCGGTATTCCCATGTCGCTGGTGGAATTCTTCTCCCTCGACATGGAGCAGGAGAACCAGATTCAGGTGGTCTACCGGGCCTCCGAGCTGACCGATATCTGCAGTGGCGCCATCACCATGAAGCTGATCGGCAAGGCTCATCCGAGCCGCGCCATTTCCTTCCTCGACGAGACTTACCCGGCCGGCACCGATACCGGTGACGAGATGTATGCCCATGAGGGCGAGGAAGCCGGCATGCTGGTCGAAGGCAAGCTGGAGCTGACCGTGGGCAACGAGGTGTTCATCCTCGAACCGGGCGACAGCTACTACTTCGAGAGCAGCAAGCCGCACCGCTTTCGCAACCCGTTCGATGTGCCGGCACGTCTGATCAGCGCCACCACACCGGCCAATTTCTGA
- a CDS encoding sterol desaturase family protein, giving the protein MAASNKWLMSSFAYYLDFFTVPLLFALALWLGPVQFWQIAAGVLLWSFVEYAMHRFLFHSLYRREHWTHHVDVLALIGISSWKTTATFVGLLLLSQALGLASLLAGVMLGYLAYIGLHYVMHRPEHCFYRFMPGLIANHDLHHQRGVEQNFGVSSPLWDHVFGTYVRMPQNDLAEKMEPRRSPTSQ; this is encoded by the coding sequence ATGGCAGCCAGCAACAAGTGGTTGATGTCCTCGTTCGCCTACTACCTGGATTTTTTCACGGTGCCGCTGCTGTTCGCGCTCGCCCTGTGGCTGGGCCCCGTACAGTTCTGGCAGATCGCAGCTGGCGTGTTGCTCTGGAGCTTCGTCGAATACGCCATGCATCGCTTCCTGTTTCATTCCCTGTACCGGCGTGAGCACTGGACGCATCACGTCGACGTACTGGCCTTGATCGGCATCTCAAGCTGGAAGACCACAGCCACCTTCGTCGGCCTTTTGCTTCTGTCCCAGGCGCTCGGGCTGGCCTCGCTGCTCGCTGGCGTGATGCTGGGCTACCTGGCCTACATCGGCCTGCATTACGTGATGCATCGGCCCGAGCATTGCTTCTATCGCTTCATGCCGGGGCTGATCGCCAACCATGACCTGCACCATCAACGTGGCGTGGAGCAGAATTTCGGGGTTTCTTCGCCACTCTGGGATCATGTCTTTGGCACTTACGTGCGGATGCCGCAGAATGATCTGGCCGAGAAAATGGAACCTCGACGGTCGCCCACAAGCCAATAA
- a CDS encoding c-type cytochrome → MNLMKKMLAVPAAVLALWAVTAQATTDEAIAERLKPVGEVCIMGEECKGVETVAASAGGGARSADDIIAKHCNACHGAGVLGAPKIGDTAAWKERADHQGGLDGILAKAISGINAMPPKGTCADCSDDELREAIQKMSGL, encoded by the coding sequence GTGAATCTGATGAAGAAAATGCTGGCAGTACCGGCTGCCGTATTGGCCCTGTGGGCAGTGACTGCTCAGGCCACGACCGATGAAGCCATCGCCGAGCGCCTCAAGCCTGTAGGCGAAGTGTGCATCATGGGCGAAGAGTGCAAGGGCGTCGAAACCGTCGCTGCATCCGCCGGTGGTGGTGCGCGTAGCGCTGACGACATCATCGCCAAGCACTGTAACGCCTGCCATGGTGCTGGCGTGCTGGGCGCACCGAAGATCGGTGACACTGCTGCCTGGAAAGAACGTGCTGACCACCAGGGCGGCCTCGACGGAATCCTGGCCAAGGCGATCTCCGGTATCAACGCCATGCCGCCGAAGGGCACCTGCGCTGATTGCTCGGATGACGAACTGCGCGAAGCGATCCAGAAGATGTCCGGTCTGTAA
- a CDS encoding acetyl-CoA hydrolase/transferase C-terminal domain-containing protein — translation MPHTCTLEQAVDHVLSEIDGPIHLGLPLGLGKPNRWVNALYERMRNLPERQLTIYTALCLARPRADQDLQRRFLEPFVDRVYGDYPELQFLADLHAGNLPGNVRVEQFFFQPGSLLECEPAQQDYISSNYSHVARDLNAKGLNLVAQLVAAHPAQPEHFSLSCNPDVTLDLLPLLQQRRAAGETVLSVAQIHSDLPYMAGDAQVSRDTFDIHIVEDERTTLFSTPNMPVTLQDHCIGLLASTLVRDGGTLQIGIGAMGDALAAALMARQHDNSRYRSLVQALGGGGNWGQTINANGGLTPLEQGLYGCSEMFVNGLLALAEAGLVRRAVYPDVRLQRLALGGALDDQGRPRSVQALLDAGLASALQPSELSWLHECGLLHGDVQLEDGCLHLPDGSHAAADLGDPDTQTRLQPWLGRARGGVLLHGGFFLGPEGFYRRLRELEDAQRQRFAMTGIRYINELYGEETLKRLQRREARFINTVFTMTLLGAGVADQLEDGRVLSGVGGQYNFVAQAHALEDARSILLLRSWRESGGEVSSNIVWEYGHATIPRHLRDIVVTEYGIADLRGKTDAQVIEALLNISDSRFQSGLIEQAQQAGKLPADFRLDPRFANNLPERLQLLREQHAELFAEYPLGSDFSAVEQDLVRALSWLKSKLRLTEVLELGKATLDAPEPGAYPEHLRRMSLEAPDGVREALYQRLLLAGLQATAAR, via the coding sequence ATGCCGCACACCTGTACCCTCGAGCAGGCCGTCGACCACGTGCTGAGCGAGATCGACGGGCCGATTCATCTGGGCCTGCCCCTCGGCCTGGGCAAACCCAATCGCTGGGTGAACGCGCTCTATGAGCGCATGCGCAATCTGCCCGAGCGGCAGCTGACCATCTACACCGCGCTGTGCCTGGCACGCCCACGTGCCGATCAGGACCTGCAGCGGCGCTTTCTCGAGCCGTTCGTCGACCGCGTCTACGGCGATTATCCCGAGCTGCAGTTTCTCGCTGATCTGCATGCCGGCAACCTGCCGGGCAACGTGCGTGTCGAGCAGTTCTTCTTCCAGCCGGGCAGCCTGCTCGAATGCGAACCGGCGCAGCAGGACTACATCAGCAGCAACTACAGCCATGTCGCCCGCGACCTCAATGCCAAGGGCCTGAACCTGGTCGCCCAGCTGGTTGCGGCCCACCCCGCACAGCCCGAGCATTTCAGCCTGAGCTGCAACCCGGACGTCACCCTCGACCTGTTGCCGTTGCTGCAGCAGCGTCGCGCGGCGGGCGAAACCGTACTCAGCGTCGCCCAGATTCACAGCGACCTGCCCTACATGGCAGGCGATGCTCAGGTGTCGCGCGATACCTTCGATATCCACATCGTCGAGGATGAGCGCACCACACTGTTTTCAACGCCGAACATGCCGGTGACGCTGCAGGATCATTGCATCGGCCTGCTTGCCAGCACCCTGGTGCGTGATGGCGGCACGCTGCAGATCGGTATTGGCGCGATGGGCGATGCGCTGGCCGCGGCCCTGATGGCCCGTCAGCACGACAACTCGCGTTACCGCAGCCTGGTGCAGGCACTGGGTGGTGGCGGCAACTGGGGGCAGACAATCAACGCCAACGGCGGCCTGACCCCGCTCGAACAAGGTCTGTATGGCTGCAGCGAGATGTTCGTCAACGGTTTGCTGGCGCTGGCCGAGGCTGGTCTGGTGCGGCGTGCGGTATACCCGGATGTACGTCTGCAGCGCCTGGCGCTCGGTGGTGCGCTGGATGATCAGGGGCGCCCGCGCAGCGTACAGGCCCTGCTCGATGCCGGGCTGGCGTCAGCACTGCAGCCTTCTGAGCTGAGCTGGCTGCATGAGTGCGGTCTGCTGCATGGTGATGTGCAGTTGGAGGATGGCTGCTTGCATCTGCCAGACGGCAGTCATGCGGCAGCGGATCTGGGTGATCCGGATACTCAGACTCGCCTGCAACCCTGGCTCGGCCGTGCGCGGGGTGGTGTGTTACTGCATGGTGGCTTCTTCCTCGGGCCCGAGGGCTTCTATCGCCGCCTACGCGAGCTGGAGGATGCCCAGCGGCAGCGCTTTGCCATGACCGGTATTCGCTACATCAACGAGCTGTACGGCGAAGAGACACTCAAGCGCCTGCAGCGCCGTGAGGCGCGCTTCATCAATACCGTATTCACCATGACCCTGCTGGGTGCCGGAGTGGCGGATCAGTTGGAGGACGGCCGCGTGCTCAGCGGCGTGGGCGGGCAGTACAACTTCGTCGCCCAGGCGCATGCACTGGAGGACGCGCGCTCTATTCTGCTGCTGCGCAGCTGGCGCGAGTCGGGAGGGGAGGTCAGTTCCAACATCGTCTGGGAGTATGGCCACGCCACCATTCCCCGGCATCTGCGCGATATCGTGGTGACCGAGTACGGTATCGCCGATCTGCGCGGCAAGACCGACGCCCAGGTGATCGAGGCGCTGCTCAATATCAGCGACTCGCGCTTCCAGAGTGGGCTGATCGAGCAGGCGCAGCAGGCGGGCAAGCTGCCGGCGGATTTCCGTCTCGATCCGCGCTTTGCCAACAATCTGCCCGAGCGTCTGCAGCTATTGCGCGAGCAGCATGCTGAGCTGTTTGCCGAATACCCGCTGGGCAGCGACTTCAGTGCCGTCGAGCAGGACCTGGTGCGGGCGCTGAGCTGGCTCAAGAGCAAGCTGCGCCTGACCGAGGTGCTGGAGCTGGGCAAGGCCACGCTCGATGCGCCGGAGCCGGGCGCCTATCCCGAACACCTGCGGCGCATGAGCCTGGAAGCCCCGGATGGCGTGCGCGAGGCTTTGTACCAGCGCTTGTTGCTAGCGGGGCTGCAGGCGACCGCCGCGCGCTGA
- a CDS encoding xanthine phosphoribosyltransferase: MESLKQKIRSEGIVLSEHVLKVDAFLNHQIDPRLMQEIGHEFAQRFAGQGITKIVTIEASGIAPAVMAGLELGIPVIFARKFQSLTLKDDLLISKVFSFTKQTESTIAISARHLTAADKVLVIDDFLANGHAAKALIDLIQQAGAQIAGIGIVIEKSFQDGRNLLQSEGYRVESLARVAALENGQVRFLD; this comes from the coding sequence GTGGAGTCGTTGAAACAGAAGATTCGCAGCGAAGGCATCGTGCTGTCCGAGCACGTACTCAAGGTGGACGCCTTTCTCAACCACCAGATCGATCCGCGCCTGATGCAGGAGATCGGCCATGAGTTCGCCCAGCGTTTCGCCGGCCAGGGCATCACCAAGATCGTCACCATCGAGGCCTCGGGCATCGCCCCGGCAGTGATGGCCGGCCTGGAGCTGGGAATCCCGGTGATCTTCGCGCGCAAGTTCCAGTCGCTGACGCTCAAGGACGACCTGCTGATCTCCAAGGTGTTCTCCTTCACCAAGCAGACCGAAAGCACCATCGCCATTTCCGCGCGTCACTTGACGGCTGCAGACAAGGTGCTGGTAATCGACGACTTCCTCGCCAACGGCCACGCTGCGAAGGCCTTGATCGACCTGATCCAACAGGCTGGCGCCCAGATTGCCGGCATCGGCATCGTCATCGAGAAGTCCTTCCAGGACGGTCGCAACCTGCTGCAAAGCGAAGGCTACCGCGTCGAATCGCTGGCCCGTGTCGCAGCGCTGGAAAACGGCCAGGTACGCTTCCTCGACTAA
- a CDS encoding UPF0158 family protein: MRTFTLDLDALVQLINGREQQEHWLDLESGSVLSLLPEDQHSEQRQQIELDPDRYSQVPNLDTAQRIAMRESFLFTLDDLHAHPLLSAALTGRKPLRAFDYEIEAFAPIRQQWQAYELKQLREYALNWLYELGLEPAPDKLPLDTRGIPRDILRRLTKSA; this comes from the coding sequence ATGCGCACATTCACTCTCGACCTCGACGCCTTGGTTCAGTTGATCAACGGACGCGAACAGCAGGAACACTGGCTGGACCTGGAAAGCGGCAGCGTCCTGAGCCTGTTACCAGAGGATCAGCACAGCGAACAGCGCCAGCAGATCGAACTCGATCCCGACCGCTACAGCCAGGTACCCAACCTCGACACAGCGCAGCGCATCGCCATGCGCGAGTCGTTCCTGTTCACCCTCGATGACCTGCATGCGCACCCGCTGCTCAGCGCCGCGCTGACGGGGCGCAAACCGCTGCGCGCCTTCGATTACGAGATCGAAGCCTTTGCGCCGATTCGCCAGCAGTGGCAGGCCTACGAGCTCAAGCAACTGCGCGAATACGCCCTCAACTGGCTCTACGAACTGGGCCTGGAACCCGCACCGGACAAGTTGCCGCTCGATACCCGCGGCATCCCCAGGGACATTCTGCGCAGGCTGACCAAGAGCGCCTGA
- the rep gene encoding DNA helicase Rep, which produces MSRLNPRQQEAVNYVGGPLLVLAGAGSGKTSVITRKIAHLVQNCGIRAQHIVAMTFTNKAAREMKERVGTLLKGSEARGLTVSTFHNLGMNIIRKEYARLGYKPGFSIFDDGDIKALLTDIMQKEYSGDDGADEIKNYIDSWKNNLILPDEALANARGPKEQTAAIVYLHYQRTLKAYNAVDFNDLILLPVKLFQEHADILEKWQNRIRYLLVDEYQDTNASQYLLVKMLVGMRNQFTVVGDDDQSIYAWRGARPENLMLLKEDYPSLKVVMLEQNYRSTSRILKCANVLIANNPHVFEKQLWSEMGHGDEIRVIRTRNEDAECERVALEILTEHLRTQRPYSDFAILYRGNYQAKLMELKLQHHQIPYRLSGGTSFFARQEVKDLMSYFRLLVNPDDDNAFLRVINVPRREIGSTTLEKLGNYASERKISMYAAAGEIGLGEHLDARFTERLQRFTKWMDRVRQECAQNDPIAAIRSMVMDIDYENWLRQNASSDKVAEARMGNVWFLVEALKSTLERDEDGDMTIEDAIGKLVLRDMLERQQEEEEGAEGVQMMTMHASKGLEFPSVYIIGFEEEILPHRSSIEADTIEEERRLAYVGITRAKRNLALTFAAKRKQYGEIIDCSPSRFLDELPQEDLVWEGLEEAPTEVKTARGNDALANMRAMLKR; this is translated from the coding sequence ATGTCCCGACTGAACCCCCGGCAACAAGAGGCCGTGAACTATGTCGGCGGCCCACTTCTGGTGCTCGCCGGCGCAGGCTCCGGCAAGACCAGCGTGATCACGCGCAAGATTGCCCATCTGGTGCAGAACTGCGGCATCCGTGCCCAGCACATCGTCGCCATGACCTTCACCAACAAGGCCGCGCGCGAGATGAAGGAGCGCGTCGGCACCCTGCTCAAGGGCAGCGAGGCACGCGGCCTGACCGTGTCGACCTTCCACAACCTGGGCATGAACATCATCCGCAAGGAATACGCACGCCTGGGCTACAAGCCCGGCTTCTCGATCTTCGATGATGGCGACATCAAGGCACTGCTCACCGACATCATGCAGAAGGAGTATTCCGGCGATGACGGTGCCGACGAGATCAAGAACTACATCGACAGCTGGAAGAACAACCTGATCCTGCCCGACGAGGCGCTGGCCAATGCCCGTGGCCCGAAGGAGCAGACCGCCGCCATCGTCTACCTGCACTACCAGCGCACGCTCAAGGCGTACAACGCGGTGGACTTCAACGACCTGATCCTGCTGCCGGTGAAGCTGTTCCAGGAGCACGCCGACATCCTGGAGAAGTGGCAGAACCGCATCCGCTACCTGCTGGTCGACGAATACCAGGACACCAACGCCAGCCAGTACCTGCTGGTGAAGATGCTGGTGGGCATGCGCAACCAGTTCACGGTGGTCGGCGACGACGACCAGTCGATCTACGCCTGGCGCGGCGCGCGCCCGGAAAACCTGATGCTGCTGAAGGAAGACTATCCTTCGCTGAAGGTGGTGATGCTGGAGCAGAACTACCGTTCCACCAGCCGCATCCTCAAATGCGCCAACGTGCTGATCGCCAACAACCCGCACGTGTTCGAGAAACAGCTCTGGTCGGAGATGGGCCATGGTGACGAGATCCGCGTGATCCGTACCCGCAACGAAGACGCCGAGTGCGAGCGGGTGGCGCTGGAAATTCTCACCGAACACCTACGCACTCAGCGCCCGTACAGCGACTTCGCCATCCTCTACCGGGGCAACTACCAGGCCAAACTGATGGAGCTGAAGCTGCAGCACCACCAGATTCCCTATCGCCTGTCCGGCGGCACCAGCTTCTTCGCCCGCCAAGAGGTGAAGGACCTGATGAGCTACTTCCGCCTGCTGGTCAACCCGGACGACGACAACGCCTTCCTGCGGGTGATCAACGTGCCGCGCCGCGAGATCGGCTCGACCACCCTGGAAAAGCTCGGCAACTACGCCAGCGAGCGCAAGATCAGCATGTACGCCGCCGCTGGCGAGATCGGCCTCGGCGAGCACCTCGACGCGCGCTTCACCGAACGCCTGCAACGCTTCACCAAATGGATGGATCGGGTGCGTCAGGAATGCGCGCAGAACGACCCGATCGCCGCCATCCGCAGCATGGTGATGGACATCGACTACGAGAACTGGCTACGGCAGAACGCCTCCAGCGACAAGGTGGCCGAGGCGCGCATGGGCAACGTCTGGTTCCTCGTCGAGGCACTGAAAAGCACGCTGGAACGCGACGAAGACGGCGACATGACCATCGAGGACGCCATCGGCAAGCTGGTACTGCGTGACATGCTCGAACGCCAGCAGGAAGAGGAAGAAGGCGCCGAGGGCGTGCAGATGATGACCATGCACGCCTCCAAGGGCCTGGAATTCCCCTCGGTGTACATCATCGGCTTCGAGGAAGAGATACTGCCGCACCGCTCCAGTATCGAGGCCGACACCATCGAGGAAGAGCGGCGCCTGGCCTATGTCGGCATCACCCGTGCCAAACGCAACCTGGCACTGACCTTCGCCGCCAAGCGCAAGCAGTACGGCGAAATCATCGACTGCTCGCCGAGCCGCTTCCTTGATGAGCTGCCGCAGGAAGATCTGGTCTGGGAAGGCCTGGAAGAGGCGCCGACGGAGGTCAAGACCGCGCGCGGCAACGACGCCCTGGCCAATATGCGCGCCATGCTCAAGCGCTGA
- a CDS encoding putative bifunctional diguanylate cyclase/phosphodiesterase, with product MSTLVEPMRLVLLADSPGWAELLREHLGALGSPSPLITAPSWDAASNLFDDHASGLLLATPQRMPEAGQCPLPMVLLLEDEPNEEPVGVSDWLVRSSLNLDVLRRCLRYAREQGNLKHTLQRLAEQDPLTGIANRQGFQTLLAARLAECGGRGLVLGHLDLDNFRHANDALGYQGGDRLILQVVARLKNLLQPCDQLARLGSDEFALLLDVRRDPQRVERLAERVTEVLGEPYWVDGESLLIGCSLGLAHARAGEGADPLLWHAHIAMQHAKSQQGCVFHVYDERLNRSARSQADLESELRRALRRDELELHYQPRLCLKSGRIVGLEALVRWQHSERGLLSPNEFVPLAEETGLIVPLGYWVISRALRDMQWLRGRGLPALHMAINLSFRQFQDSQLLPTLSRLIEERGVDAQWLEFELTETAVMRRSDQVQQTMLALGRLGVRFSLDDFGTGFSSFVHLNSLPITLLKIDRSFVGGMGERAENRQLVRAMINLAHNLNLEVVAEGVENIEQLDMLRQFGCDQVQGYLISKAVPLAELARFLVFGMRQPLLGGGS from the coding sequence TTGTCCACGCTCGTCGAACCCATGCGCCTGGTTCTGCTGGCAGATTCGCCTGGCTGGGCCGAACTGTTGCGCGAGCACCTGGGCGCCCTTGGCAGCCCCTCTCCGTTGATCACCGCACCGTCCTGGGACGCGGCCAGCAACCTGTTCGATGATCACGCCAGTGGCCTACTGCTGGCCACGCCGCAGCGAATGCCCGAGGCCGGTCAATGCCCGTTGCCTATGGTGCTGCTGCTCGAAGACGAGCCCAACGAGGAGCCGGTCGGTGTCAGTGACTGGCTGGTGCGCAGCAGTCTCAACCTCGATGTCTTGCGCCGCTGCCTGCGCTACGCGCGTGAGCAGGGCAATCTCAAACATACCCTGCAGCGTCTCGCCGAGCAGGACCCGCTTACCGGTATCGCCAACCGCCAGGGTTTCCAGACCCTGCTTGCTGCGCGCCTGGCCGAATGCGGCGGCCGTGGCCTGGTGCTGGGACATCTCGACCTTGATAACTTCCGTCACGCCAACGACGCCCTGGGCTACCAGGGCGGTGACCGCCTGATTTTGCAAGTGGTGGCGCGTCTGAAGAACCTGCTGCAGCCCTGCGACCAACTGGCCCGCCTGGGCAGCGACGAATTTGCGCTGTTACTGGACGTGCGTCGCGACCCACAGCGCGTCGAGCGTCTGGCCGAGCGCGTCACCGAAGTGCTGGGTGAGCCCTATTGGGTCGACGGCGAGAGCCTGCTGATCGGTTGCAGCCTGGGGCTGGCTCATGCCCGCGCCGGGGAGGGCGCCGACCCGCTGCTATGGCACGCGCATATCGCCATGCAGCACGCCAAGAGTCAGCAAGGTTGCGTGTTTCACGTCTATGACGAGCGCCTCAACCGTAGTGCACGTAGCCAGGCCGATCTGGAGAGCGAGCTGCGCCGCGCGTTGCGTCGGGACGAGCTGGAGCTGCACTACCAGCCGCGCCTGTGCCTGAAGAGCGGGCGCATCGTTGGCCTGGAGGCACTGGTGCGTTGGCAGCACAGTGAACGCGGGCTGCTCTCGCCCAACGAGTTCGTGCCGCTGGCCGAGGAAACCGGGCTGATCGTGCCGCTCGGTTACTGGGTCATCTCCCGCGCGCTGCGCGACATGCAATGGTTGCGTGGGCGTGGCCTGCCGGCACTGCACATGGCGATCAACCTGTCATTCCGTCAGTTCCAGGACAGTCAGTTGCTGCCGACGCTCAGCCGCCTGATCGAAGAGCGCGGTGTCGATGCCCAATGGCTGGAGTTCGAGCTGACCGAAACCGCAGTCATGCGCCGCAGCGATCAGGTGCAGCAGACCATGTTGGCACTGGGGCGGCTCGGCGTGCGTTTCTCGCTGGACGACTTCGGTACCGGTTTCTCCTCCTTCGTCCACCTCAACAGCCTGCCGATCACCCTGTTGAAGATCGACAGGAGTTTCGTCGGCGGCATGGGCGAGCGCGCTGAGAACCGTCAACTGGTACGGGCGATGATCAACCTGGCGCACAACCTCAATCTCGAAGTGGTGGCCGAAGGGGTGGAGAACATCGAGCAGCTCGACATGCTGCGTCAGTTCGGCTGCGATCAGGTGCAGGGCTACCTGATCAGCAAGGCCGTGCCGCTGGCCGAGCTGGCGCGTTTTTTGGTGTTCGGCATGCGCCAGCCGCTGCTCGGCGGTGGTTCGTGA